The Deltaproteobacteria bacterium genome has a segment encoding these proteins:
- a CDS encoding AEC family transporter — MQSVVPVFLVVAVGVVLRRYRFLDGSFIDAANSLVYYILLPALLFHEIGGTDFRQAFSGPLVVGGYAATLATFLLAFLASRALGLGPSETGAFVQGSFRANLAYVGLPIVFNAVGPAGLGKAGIFLGLIVPLLNGLSIVALMAPHGAGKGEGIATTASRIARQIVTNPIILACLAGIAWSVLKLPLPGMIDRTFRLLTPATLPLSLLCLGGSFSFERARKGFAVAALATFLKVGVLTGIGIALYRWMGLSGDDLRIGAIMLGCPTAVVTYVMAARLRGDTDLAGTIVIVSTAASVLTITGWLFLLRFMVW; from the coding sequence CTGCAGTCGGTCGTTCCGGTGTTCCTCGTGGTGGCGGTGGGGGTCGTCCTGCGCCGCTACCGGTTCCTCGACGGGAGTTTTATCGACGCGGCGAACTCCCTCGTCTACTACATCCTGCTCCCGGCGCTCCTCTTCCATGAGATCGGGGGGACCGATTTCCGGCAGGCGTTCAGCGGCCCCCTCGTGGTCGGAGGGTACGCCGCCACGCTCGCGACCTTCCTGCTCGCTTTCCTCGCGTCCCGCGCCCTTGGGCTCGGCCCCTCCGAAACGGGGGCGTTCGTCCAGGGGTCGTTCCGCGCCAACCTCGCCTACGTCGGGCTTCCGATCGTCTTCAACGCGGTGGGGCCCGCAGGGCTGGGGAAGGCGGGGATCTTCCTCGGCTTGATCGTGCCGCTGCTGAACGGCCTGTCGATCGTGGCGCTGATGGCGCCCCACGGCGCGGGGAAGGGGGAGGGGATCGCGACGACGGCGTCGCGCATCGCGCGGCAGATCGTGACGAACCCCATCATCCTCGCGTGTCTTGCCGGGATCGCGTGGAGCGTGCTGAAACTTCCCCTCCCCGGGATGATCGACCGGACCTTTCGGTTGCTCACGCCGGCCACCTTGCCGCTGTCGCTGCTCTGCCTCGGGGGATCCTTCTCGTTCGAACGCGCTCGGAAAGGGTTCGCGGTCGCGGCGCTCGCGACGTTCCTGAAGGTGGGCGTCCTGACGGGGATCGGGATCGCCCTGTACCGGTGGATGGGGCTGTCGGGGGACGACTTGCGGATCGGGGCGATCATGCTCGGGTGCCCCACCGCGGTGGTTACCTACGTGATGGCGGCGCGCCTGCGGGGCGACACGGACCTCGCCGGGACGATCGTCATCGTCTCGACCGCCGCCTCCGTACTCACAATAACCGGCTGGCTGTTCCTCCTCCGGTTCATGGTTTGGTAA